One Prunus dulcis chromosome 8, ALMONDv2, whole genome shotgun sequence DNA window includes the following coding sequences:
- the LOC117636495 gene encoding pleiotropic drug resistance protein 1-like, which translates to MDMSHANEVDAKHLGLQERKGLLERLVGAVEEGQESFLLRLKSRIDRVGISFPTIEVRFEHLNISAEAYVGSRALPTVLNYCVNLVEGFLNSIYILPTKKKHLSILKDVSGIIKPGRMALVLGPPSSGKTTLLLALAGKLDQDLKFSGSVTYNGYEMHEFVPQRSAAYISQHDVHIAEMTVKETLAFSARCQGVGPRYEMLVELTRREREVNIKPDPDVDIFMKAIATEGQKEILVTDYILKILGLDACADTLVGDQLLRGISGGQKKRVTTGEMLVGPARALFMDEISTGLDSSTTYQIVNSVKNYVHILNGTAVVSLLQPAPETYELFDDIILLSDGQIVYQGPREQVLDFFESMGFKCPERKGVADFLQEVTSRKDQKQYWTSRDEPYRFITVKHFSEAFQSFSVGKRITEELAAPFDKTKSDPAALTTKKYGIRKVELLKACFSRELLLMKRNSFVYVFKLTQLAIMALITMTVFLRIDMRRDSVTDGGIYAGALFYSFVTVMFSGMSEISMTIAKLPVFYKQRDLFFPSWAYALATWILKIPITFLDVSVWVFITYYVIGFDPCVERFFRQYLLFLLISQMASALNRSIAGLGRSMVVAYTFGSFAQLMLFALGGFVLSRENIKKWWIWGYWISPLMYGQNAIVVNEFLGKSWSHVLPNSMEPLGVAVLRSHGFFTHPSWYWIGVGALIGYVLIFNVCFTVALTYLNPLEKQQAVKLEESQSKEHDEKSGEVGWSQNKGNSLIPQINSDNGEECTNHNKKRGMVLPFEPHSITFDKITYSVDMPQSMKNQGVVEDKLVLLKCVSGAFRPGVLTALMGVSGAGKTTLMDVLAGRKTRGNIEGNISVSGYPKKQDSFARISGYCEQNDIHSPYVTVYESLMYSAWLRLSTKISSGTRKMFVDEVMGLVELNPLRQALVGLSGESGLSTEQRKRLTIAVELVANPSVIFMDEPTSGLDARAAAIVMRAVRNIVDTGRTIVCTIHQPSIDIFEAFDELFLMKQGGQEMYVGPLGRHSCHLIKYFEGIEGVSKIKNGYNPATWMLEVTTSAKETALGIDFADVYRSSEIYRRNKSLIEELSTPAPGSKDLYFPTRYPQSFFTQCKACLWKQHWSYWHNPEYNAIRFIYTTVVALLLGTMFWNLGSKMEKQQELFNAIGSMYASVIFLGIENAMTVQPIVAVERTVFYRERAAGMYSALAYAFAQLTIELLYVFAQALIYSVLVYAMIGFEWTVAKFFWYLFFMFFTCLYFTFYGMMGVALTPNQHVAGITSNAFYALWNLFSGFIIPRTRIPIWWRWYYWASPMAWTLYGLTVSQFGDIQAKLNTGETVQEFLRSYFGFKQEFLGVVAAVVVGFALLFAFTYAFSIKMLNFQWR; encoded by the exons ATGGATATGAGCCATGCCAATGAAGTTGATGCGAAACATCTTGGTTTGCAAGAAAGGAAAGGCTTGCTTGAGAGGCTGGTCGGAGCAGTGGAAGAGGGTCAAGAGAGCTTCTTGTTGAGGCTCAAGAGCCGCATTGATAG AGTTGGAATAAGCTTTCCTACAATAGAAGTCAGATTTGAGCATCTAAACATTTCAGCTGAAGCTTATGTTGGAAGCAGGGCTTTGCCTACAGTCTTGAACTATTGTGTTAACTTAGTGGAG GGTTTCTTGAATTCCATCTATATTCTTCCCACTAAGAAGAAACACTTGTCTATCCTTAAAGATGTCAGTGGGATCATCAAGCCTGGCAG aatGGCACTGGTTTTGGGTCCTCCAAGTTCCGGGAAGACCACACTCTTATTGGCTTTGGCTGGAAAGCTTGATCAGGATCTTAAG TTTTCAGGAAGTGTGACTTACAATGGTTATGAGATGCATGAGTTTGTGCCTCAAAGGAGTGCTGCCTATATCAGTCAACATGATGTTCATATTGCAGAAATGACAGTCAAAGAAACCTTGGCCTTCTCTGCAAGATGCCAAGGGGTTGGACCCCGTTATG AAATGCTGGTAGAGCTAActagaagagaaagagaagtgaATATTAAGCCAGATCCAGATGTAGACATCTTCATGAAG GCAATTGCAACAGAAGGCCAGAAGGAAATATTGGTGACAGATTATATTCTTAAG ATTTTGGGATTAGATGCTTGTGCAGATACCTTGGTGGGTGATCAGTTATTAAGGGGTATCTCTGGAGGGCAAAAGAAACGAGTCACAACAG GTGAGATGCTTGTTGGACCTGCTAGGGCACTATTCATGGATGAAATATCAACTGGGTTGGATAGTTCAACAACTTACCAGATTGTAAATTCAGTCAAGAACTATGTTCACATCCTTAACGGGACTGCAGTTGTCTCACTGCTGCAGCCAGCACCTGAAACTTATGAACTTTTTGATGACATTATTCTGCTTTCTGATGGCCAAATTGTGTACCAAGGCCCTCGTGAACAAgttcttgatttttttgaatCCATGGGCTTTAAATGTCCTGAGAGAAAAGGCGTAGCTGACTTCCTGCAAGAA GTGACATCAAGGAAAGATCAGAAGCAGTACTGGACAAGCAGAGATGAGCCTTACAGGTTCATCACAGTCAAGCACTTTTCAGAGGCTTTTCAATCTTTTTCTGTGGGGAAAAGAATTACAGAGGAACTTGCAGCACCATTTGACAAGACCAAGAGCGACCCAGCTGCCTTAACGACCAAGAAATATGGTATAAGAAAAGTGGAACTCTTGAAAGCTTGCTTTTCAAGGGAACTCTTGCTTATGAAGAGGAATTCATTTGTCTACGTTTTTAAGCTCACTCAA cTTGCAATAATGGCACTGATCACAATGACCGTATTCCTACGGATTGATATGCGCCGTGATTCAGTAACTGATGGAGGAATATATGCTGGTGCTTTGTTCTACTCCTTCGTTACTGTTATGTTCAGTGGAATGTCAGAGATTTCTATGACTATTGCCAAGCTTCCTGTTTTTTATAAGCAAAGAGACCTTTTTTTTCCGTCGTGGGCATATGCCCTTGCCACATGGATTCTCAAGATCCCTATCACATTTTTAGATGTTTCTGTTTGGGTATTTATCACTTACTATGTCATTGGATTTGATCCCTGTGTTGAAAG GTTTTTCAGACAATACCTTCTATTCTTACTCATTAGTCAGATGGCTTCTGCGTTAAACCGATCCATTGCTGGACTTGGTAGAAGCATGGTTGTTGCTTACACATTTGGGTCATTTGCACAGCTCATGCTTTTTGCTTTGGGTGGCTTCGTCCTGTCAAGAG AGAATATAAAGAAATGGTGGATATGGGGCTATTGGATATCACCTTTGATGTATGGTCAGAATGCAATCGTGGTTAATGAGTTCCTAGGAAAGAGTTGGAGTCAT GTTCTTCCAAACTCAATGGAACCGCTAGGAGTTGCTGTTTTGAGGTCTCATGGATTCTTTACACATCCATCCTGGTATTGGATTGGAGTAGGAGCTTTGATTGGATATGTACTCATATTCAACGTTTGTTTCACTGTGGCTCTCACTTATCTAAACC CATTAGAGAAGCAACAGGCTGTTAAATTGGAAGAATCTCAAAGCAAAGAACATGATGAGAAGAGTGGAGAAGTTGGTTGGTCACAGAACAAAGGAAATAGCTTGATTCCACAAATCAACTCAG ATAATGGAGAAGAGTGTACTAATCATAACAAGAAAAGAGGAATGGTTCTTCCATTTGAGCCGCATTCCATCACTTTTGATAAAATCACGTACTCTGTGGATATGCCACAG TCAATGAAGAACCAAGGTGTTGTTGAGGACAAATTGGTGCTTCTCAAGTGTGTTAGTGGTGCTTTTAGGCCAGGTGTTCTGACAGCCCTTATGGGAGTGAGCGGTGCTGGTAAAACTACTCTAATGGATGTACTGGCTGGTAGAAAAACTAGAGGAAATATTGAGGGAAATATTTCAGTTTCTGGGTATCCAAAGAAGCAAGACTCATTTGCCAGAATTTCTGGATACTGTGAGCAGAATGACATCCACTCTCCTTATGTTACTGTCTATGAATCCTTGATGTACTCAGCATGGCTGCGTCTATCTACGAAGATAAGTTCTGGAACCAGGAAG ATGTTCGTTGATGAAGTGATGGGACTCGTAGAGCTGAATCCATTAAGGCAAGCACTAGTAGGGTTATCTGGTGAAAGTGGTCTCTCAACCGAGCAGCGGAAGAGGCTGACCATTGCGGTTGAACTAGTGGCAAACCCTTCTGTAATATTCATGGATGAACCAACTTCAGGTTTAGATGCAAGAGCTGCTGCTATTGTTATGAGAGCGGTTAGGAACATTGTGGACACGGGAAGAACAATAGTGTGCACTATTCATCAGCCAAGCATCGACATATTTGAAGCTTTCGATGAG TTGTTTTTAATGAAGCAAGGAGGACAGGAGATGTATGTAGGGCCACTAGGTCGTCATTCTTGCCATTTGATCAAGTACTTTGAG GGAATTGAGGGGGTGAGCAAAATCAAGAATGGATACAATCCAGCTACTTGGATGTTGGAAGTTACCACTTCAGCAAAAGAAACGGCATTAGGAATTGATTTTGCTGATGTTTATAGAAGTTCTGAAATTTATAG gagaAACAAATCCCTTATTGAAGAACTGAGTACCCCTGCTCCTGGTTCAAAGGACCTCTACTTCCCTACTCGATACCCTCAGTCATTTTTCACTCAATGCAAGGCTTGCTTATGGAAACAACATTGGTCATACTGGCACAATCCGGAATACAATGCCATAAGGTTTATCTACACAACTGTCGTAGCCTTGCTGCTTGGGACAATGTTCTGGAATCTTGGTTCCAAAAT GGAAAAACAGCAGGAGCTCTTTAATGCAATTGGTTCTATGTATGCTTCTGTTATCTTTCTTGGTATTGAAAATGCCATGACAGTGCAGCCAATAGTGGCTGTTGAACGAACTGTCTTTTATAGAGAACGAGCTGCTGGAATGTATTCTGCCTTGGCATATGCCTTTGCACAG CTCACAATTGAGCTCCTTTATGTTTTTGCACAAGCTTTGATCTACAGTGTCCTAGTTTATGCGATGATTGGATTTGAGTGGACTGTGGCTAAATTCTTTTGGTACCTATTCTTCATGTTTTTCACATGTTTGTACTTCACCTTCTATGGCATGATGGGGGTGGCCTTGACACCAAACCAACATGTTGCTGGTATAACTTCTAATGCATTTTATGCATTATGGAACCTCTTTTCCGGGTTCATCATCCCACGAACT AGAATTCCTATATGGTGGAGATGGTACTATTGGGCATCCCCAATGGCTTGGACCTTGTATGGATTGACTGTATCACAGTTTGGAGATATACAGGCCAAGCTCAACACAGGTGAAACAGTACAAGAGTTTCTGAGAAGTTACTTTGGTTTCAAACAAGAATTTCTAGGAGTGGTTGCAGCTGTAGTTGTTGGATTTGCACTACTCTTTGCATTTACCTATGCCTTCTCCATCAAGATGCTGAATTTCCAATGGAGATAA